From one Negativicoccus succinicivorans genomic stretch:
- the rlmB gene encoding 23S rRNA (guanosine(2251)-2'-O)-methyltransferase RlmB: MRSKAKPKFGGKRREHTDAFAHYIAGRRGAVETMASGRARALYVQTPVRGDVKALVETARKAGIAVHETDAKTLQEMVPDVRQQGIVVELPPYEYATLESVLATVQNMENALVILLDGVEDPHNLGAIIRSADGAGAAAVIIPERRSAAVTEVVHKTSAGAVEWLPIVRVTNLVQTLTALKQAGFWVGGADMEGDLTYTKADWRGKIVIVLGNEGKGISRLVRENCDFMVQIPMWGKVSSLNVSVAGALMMFEAARQQRSQHA; encoded by the coding sequence ATGAGATCCAAAGCCAAACCTAAGTTCGGCGGTAAACGTCGTGAGCATACCGACGCTTTCGCTCATTATATAGCCGGCCGTCGCGGCGCTGTTGAGACAATGGCCAGCGGGCGCGCTCGCGCGCTCTATGTGCAGACGCCGGTGCGCGGTGATGTGAAAGCGTTGGTTGAAACGGCGCGCAAGGCGGGAATTGCCGTTCATGAAACGGATGCTAAAACCTTGCAAGAAATGGTGCCCGATGTGCGGCAACAAGGTATCGTAGTGGAATTACCACCGTATGAATACGCCACACTGGAAAGCGTACTGGCGACGGTACAAAATATGGAAAATGCGTTGGTCATACTTTTGGACGGTGTCGAAGATCCGCATAATCTCGGCGCGATCATTCGCTCCGCGGACGGTGCGGGAGCGGCCGCCGTCATTATTCCCGAGCGACGCAGCGCGGCCGTGACAGAGGTCGTTCATAAAACATCGGCCGGCGCGGTGGAGTGGCTGCCGATTGTGCGTGTCACCAACCTAGTGCAAACATTGACGGCGTTGAAACAAGCGGGATTTTGGGTAGGCGGCGCCGATATGGAAGGAGATTTGACGTACACAAAAGCGGATTGGCGCGGCAAAATAGTGATCGTGCTGGGTAATGAAGGTAAGGGCATTTCACGGCTGGTACGTGAAAATTGCGATTTTATGGTGCAGATTCCGATGTGGGGGAAAGTATCCTCATTGAATGTATCGGTCGCCGGAGCGCTGATGATGTTTGAGGCGGCGCGGCAACAACGGTCGCAACATGCCTGA
- a CDS encoding ribonuclease III domain-containing protein — protein sequence MKFKQYLYLRDEAIERLAQGTTSEEEWDLQTYAFVGDAVYSVFVRTRLAATGIAKTRVLHDLAARLVAARNQSAVLRTLWETLTEAERDLCRRARNLSLHAPASATLVEYQQSTAWEALLGYCYRHDQKERLETLLQTAWPIAQEVMRHEIQSQT from the coding sequence GTGAAGTTTAAACAATATTTATATCTGCGTGACGAAGCGATCGAGCGTTTGGCGCAGGGGACGACGAGCGAAGAGGAGTGGGACCTGCAGACGTATGCGTTCGTCGGTGACGCCGTCTACAGTGTTTTTGTACGCACTCGTCTCGCCGCGACCGGAATTGCCAAAACGCGTGTGTTGCATGATCTGGCGGCACGTTTGGTGGCGGCGAGAAATCAAAGCGCGGTATTACGGACTTTATGGGAGACGTTGACAGAAGCAGAGCGGGATCTCTGCCGCCGCGCCCGTAACCTTTCTCTTCATGCGCCCGCCAGCGCGACGCTTGTCGAATACCAACAGAGTACGGCGTGGGAAGCATTGCTTGGGTATTGTTATCGTCATGATCAAAAAGAACGCCTTGAGACACTTTTACAAACAGCCTGGCCGATTGCGCAGGAGGTAATGCGACATGAGATCCAAAGCCAAACCTAA
- the cysS gene encoding cysteine--tRNA ligase: MQVDETDLKNIYVYNTLSKQKEEFKPITPGEVKMYVCGVTPYNHSHIGNARPFVTWDVIHRYLEYRGYQVTHIQNFTDVDDKIINAAKLAGVQWSDIAEQFIATYFEVMDALHIRRVDRYPRVSEHMDDIIRMVEGLIAEGHAYPLHGDVYYDISTFAPYGKLSGRNVEDMLAGARVAVDDEKRNPGDFALWKAAKPDEPSWDSPWGKGRPGWHIECSAMSTKYLGDTFDFHGGGSDLIFPHHENEIAQSEGCTGHAFVNYWLHNGFITIDQEKMSKSLGNFFLVKDILAKYSPDALRFFLISTHYRSPLDFSDERLEEAERTVARLAATVAKLRQAVNRGHREEDFTAQELRTAAIEARHAFIAAMNDDFNTALAIGAMFTLVKNTNIYLAGNNGEDARALNTVLDVLHEMMDVLGILPQIWEEPQVDDNEFKELLEMLVGVRQQAIEEDLPELAQEMSERFDALGVELEAEPPQHAPEARYQAVMQSVLALREQARTEKKYQFADLLRDRLAAIGIVVEDGPEGSTWHRREV, from the coding sequence ATGCAAGTCGATGAAACGGATTTAAAAAATATTTATGTATATAATACGCTTTCCAAGCAAAAAGAAGAGTTCAAGCCGATTACTCCCGGGGAAGTGAAAATGTATGTGTGCGGTGTCACTCCGTACAATCATTCGCATATCGGCAACGCTCGACCGTTTGTGACCTGGGATGTGATTCATCGCTACTTGGAATATCGCGGTTACCAAGTGACACACATTCAAAATTTCACGGATGTGGATGACAAAATTATCAATGCGGCGAAACTGGCGGGCGTGCAATGGAGCGATATTGCTGAGCAATTCATCGCGACGTATTTTGAAGTGATGGATGCGCTGCACATTCGCCGCGTAGATCGCTATCCGCGCGTATCCGAGCATATGGATGACATCATTCGCATGGTCGAAGGACTGATTGCGGAAGGACACGCCTATCCGTTGCATGGTGATGTGTACTATGACATCTCCACGTTTGCACCGTACGGCAAACTTTCCGGTCGGAATGTGGAAGACATGCTGGCGGGCGCGCGTGTGGCAGTCGATGACGAAAAACGCAATCCGGGAGATTTTGCTTTGTGGAAAGCGGCTAAACCCGATGAACCGTCGTGGGACAGCCCCTGGGGTAAAGGTCGCCCGGGTTGGCACATCGAATGCTCCGCGATGAGTACTAAATATCTCGGTGACACATTTGATTTCCACGGTGGCGGAAGTGATCTTATTTTCCCGCACCATGAAAATGAAATTGCGCAGTCGGAAGGCTGTACAGGTCACGCTTTCGTTAATTACTGGCTGCATAACGGATTTATCACAATCGATCAGGAAAAAATGAGTAAATCGCTGGGCAATTTCTTCCTCGTTAAAGACATTTTGGCCAAATACAGTCCGGACGCATTGCGCTTTTTCCTTATCTCCACGCATTATCGCAGCCCGCTGGACTTCAGTGACGAACGTTTGGAAGAGGCGGAGCGGACGGTGGCTCGTCTGGCGGCAACGGTGGCAAAATTGCGGCAGGCGGTCAATCGCGGTCATCGGGAAGAAGATTTCACCGCGCAGGAATTGCGTACGGCGGCGATTGAAGCGCGGCACGCGTTTATCGCCGCGATGAATGATGATTTCAACACAGCACTGGCCATCGGCGCGATGTTTACGTTGGTGAAAAATACGAATATCTATCTTGCCGGAAATAACGGTGAAGATGCCCGCGCGCTGAATACGGTACTGGATGTTTTGCATGAAATGATGGATGTACTCGGTATTTTGCCGCAGATCTGGGAAGAGCCGCAAGTGGACGACAACGAATTCAAAGAGCTGCTGGAAATGCTCGTCGGCGTTCGCCAACAGGCAATCGAGGAAGATTTGCCGGAACTGGCTCAAGAAATGAGTGAGCGATTTGATGCTCTCGGAGTCGAACTTGAAGCAGAACCGCCGCAACATGCGCCGGAAGCACGTTACCAGGCTGTGATGCAATCCGTTTTGGCGCTGCGGGAACAGGCGCGCACCGAGAAAAAATACCAATTCGCCGACTTGCTGCGGGATCGACTGGCCGCGATCGGAATTGTGGTTGAAGACGGACCGGAAGGTTCGACGTGGCATCGTCGTGAAGTTTAA
- the cysE gene encoding serine O-acetyltransferase translates to MNFLQQCQNDIRVVFARDPAAKNFWEVIFCYPGLHALWWHRVSHWWYRHNCFFIARLLSHWARFYTGIEIHPGAQIGNGVFIDHGGGVVIGETAIVGDNVTLYQGVTLGGTGKEKGKRHPTLEDYVVVACGAKVLGSFTVGEGAKIGAGSVVLKPVPPHSTVVGIPGQVISSLGISPLHIDNDEEEVDLDHSELPDPIKEKVTNLKEQVALLEERLAKLEENHASR, encoded by the coding sequence GTGAACTTTTTGCAACAATGCCAAAATGATATTCGCGTCGTGTTCGCGCGCGACCCCGCGGCAAAAAATTTTTGGGAAGTCATTTTTTGCTATCCCGGTTTGCATGCATTATGGTGGCATCGTGTATCGCACTGGTGGTATCGGCACAATTGCTTTTTTATCGCGCGCTTGTTGTCCCATTGGGCACGTTTTTATACGGGCATTGAGATCCACCCCGGCGCGCAGATCGGTAACGGTGTTTTTATTGACCACGGCGGCGGAGTGGTGATCGGTGAAACGGCCATTGTCGGTGATAATGTGACACTTTACCAGGGAGTAACCTTGGGCGGTACAGGGAAAGAAAAAGGCAAACGCCACCCGACGCTCGAAGATTACGTGGTAGTCGCTTGCGGAGCCAAGGTGCTCGGTTCGTTTACTGTAGGCGAAGGTGCCAAAATAGGCGCCGGTTCGGTGGTGCTTAAACCGGTGCCGCCGCACAGTACCGTTGTCGGTATTCCGGGCCAGGTGATTTCCAGCCTCGGGATCAGCCCGCTGCATATCGATAACGATGAAGAGGAAGTTGATTTGGATCATTCGGAATTACCGGATCCGATCAAAGAGAAAGTTACGAATTTGAAAGAGCAAGTCGCACTTTTGGAAGAACGTTTAGCAAAACTGGAGGAAAACCATGCAAGTCGATGA
- a CDS encoding HD-GYP domain-containing protein — protein MFTLNLMHTAAVYQKDRRELGRVMEPMLFLLRQKSHRLYSHSIQVAHYSASIAAQMGLPATEIETIQSAALLHDIGLLTLPTVALHKMPFLTRREQALYKKHPDLGSNMLETIPACQHIIPYIRHHHERWDGTGFPKHLRGVNIPLGARIIAVADYYEQITNPSAENWAKTKQEALNELFSASGLLFDPSIVRVFIDILS, from the coding sequence ATGTTTACCTTAAATTTAATGCATACGGCGGCAGTGTACCAAAAAGATCGACGCGAATTGGGCCGAGTCATGGAGCCCATGCTTTTTTTGCTGCGCCAAAAAAGCCACCGACTCTACTCGCATTCGATTCAGGTCGCGCATTACTCAGCCAGCATCGCTGCTCAAATGGGTTTACCGGCCACCGAAATTGAAACGATTCAATCGGCCGCCCTGCTGCATGACATCGGCCTTTTGACCTTGCCGACAGTGGCGTTGCACAAGATGCCTTTCTTAACGAGACGCGAACAAGCCCTTTACAAAAAACATCCGGATCTCGGCAGCAATATGCTCGAAACGATTCCGGCTTGCCAGCATATTATTCCTTATATCCGACATCATCATGAGCGCTGGGACGGCACCGGTTTTCCCAAACATCTGCGCGGCGTAAATATTCCTTTGGGCGCCCGCATCATTGCCGTCGCCGATTACTATGAACAAATCACCAATCCCTCGGCGGAAAATTGGGCGAAAACAAAACAGGAAGCGTTGAATGAACTCTTCAGCGCCTCCGGTCTTCTGTTCGATCCGTCGATTGTCCGTGTGTTTATCGACATTTTAAGTTAA
- a CDS encoding ComF family protein: MPSFWQYFLSFLYPPRCPGCHAAVSRHGEWCRYCRDEVWQPRQLGGSHRGKLAGCYACTDYRGGVRSALLRYKFGRKHLDPLAFQNLLRDFPWPDAFPDDALCVPIPLSRERYAERGFNQVAEIFAPLARERGWQWSKDLVKIRHTPAQSTLSRTDRHTNIKNSFRWEGAPLTSCTVILVDDIYTTGATLEEAARILHRAGAAQIIGWVIASGAR, from the coding sequence ATGCCTAGTTTTTGGCAATATTTTTTGTCTTTTTTATACCCGCCGCGTTGCCCCGGATGTCACGCGGCGGTCAGTCGGCATGGCGAATGGTGTCGGTATTGCCGTGACGAGGTATGGCAGCCGCGGCAGCTTGGTGGAAGTCATCGTGGCAAACTTGCGGGATGTTACGCTTGCACGGATTATCGCGGCGGCGTGCGCAGCGCTTTGCTGCGCTATAAATTCGGCCGCAAGCATTTGGATCCGCTGGCATTTCAGAATTTGTTGCGTGATTTTCCATGGCCGGATGCGTTTCCGGATGACGCGCTGTGCGTGCCGATTCCACTTTCGCGGGAGCGCTACGCCGAGCGCGGCTTTAATCAGGTGGCGGAAATTTTCGCACCGCTCGCGAGAGAGCGCGGTTGGCAGTGGTCAAAAGACCTTGTCAAAATACGTCACACCCCGGCGCAATCCACATTGAGTCGTACGGATCGTCATACCAATATAAAAAACTCCTTCCGGTGGGAAGGAGCTCCATTGACAAGTTGTACGGTGATTCTTGTGGATGATATCTATACTACGGGCGCTACGCTGGAAGAAGCGGCACGTATTTTGCACCGCGCCGGTGCCGCGCAAATCATCGGTTGGGTAATCGCGTCGGGCGCACGTTAA
- the recD2 gene encoding SF1B family DNA helicase RecD2 produces MNGQWEETFAGTVESIVFAAADDSFCVFKMRPSQQYKSWTLVGNVSAPLVGEEVEVSGTWGEHPRFGRQLRIAALRRVRPQSTAGIVRYLGSGLFRGIGPALAKRIVDHFGEETLAVLDTSPERLAEVRGIGETTWRNFAQTYHEVSDLHALTLALEEAGVAGRFAALLQKQYGESALTVLENDPYRLARDVEGFPFRSADALAMHAGMPQDSMDRVEAGVNEVLLRGAERGHSCLKLATLARETARLLKVDEDRIREALGELLEYGVYPVTIVDDTAYVYHLSLYEAETGVAHHIERLQTVEPLTVVGAEMILEKWAEKEEVTLAAEQIQAILAALETGVLVITGGPGTGKTTLVRALLAVVSQARLRTVLAAPTGRAAKRLAETSEQDASTLHKLLEAGLVEDASVFQRDAQNPLKGDLFIIDEASMLDVGLMYHFLEAVPDHARVIFVGDVDQLPPVGPGNVLRDIIASDTVPVVRLEHIYRQEEGSGIALAAAAIRQGQMPVWRDDVTFIDCAEEEALEKVLSLCRTLRYADPERQFAMQVLTPMYRGVCGVDALNQALQRQAHGYTGKSNRGLQVGDKVMQRRNNYEKGVYNGDLGEVYAVGEEHIAVDFRIKNSTYERGELQELQLAYALTVHKSQGSEYETVVLVLLPSQQIMLQRNLVYTAVTRAKSHVYIVGSPAAFKKALRTQHTAGRTSLLRARLTGEIDA; encoded by the coding sequence ATGAACGGCCAGTGGGAAGAAACGTTTGCCGGTACCGTGGAAAGTATTGTTTTTGCAGCAGCTGACGATTCTTTTTGCGTGTTCAAAATGCGGCCGTCTCAGCAGTATAAAAGCTGGACACTGGTCGGTAACGTAAGCGCGCCGCTTGTCGGTGAAGAGGTCGAAGTCAGCGGTACATGGGGGGAACATCCGCGCTTCGGACGACAGCTGCGCATTGCCGCGTTGCGAAGGGTGCGTCCGCAAAGCACCGCCGGCATCGTTCGTTATCTCGGCTCGGGTCTGTTTCGCGGCATCGGTCCCGCGCTTGCCAAACGAATTGTGGATCATTTCGGTGAGGAAACGCTTGCGGTTTTGGATACATCACCCGAACGGTTAGCGGAAGTGCGCGGTATCGGTGAAACCACTTGGCGTAATTTTGCGCAGACATACCATGAAGTAAGCGACTTGCATGCGCTGACATTGGCGCTGGAAGAAGCGGGCGTGGCCGGACGATTTGCCGCGCTATTACAAAAGCAATACGGGGAATCGGCTCTGACGGTATTGGAAAATGATCCGTATCGACTGGCGCGCGATGTGGAAGGATTTCCGTTTCGCAGTGCCGATGCGCTGGCCATGCATGCGGGAATGCCGCAAGATTCCATGGATCGGGTGGAAGCGGGTGTGAATGAAGTACTTCTGCGGGGAGCCGAACGCGGTCACAGCTGCTTGAAGTTGGCAACTCTGGCACGGGAAACGGCGCGTCTTTTAAAAGTTGATGAAGACCGCATCCGCGAAGCGTTGGGAGAACTTTTGGAGTATGGCGTTTATCCCGTGACGATTGTCGACGATACAGCCTACGTGTACCATCTTTCTTTGTATGAAGCGGAAACGGGTGTAGCTCATCACATTGAGCGTCTGCAGACGGTAGAACCTCTGACGGTAGTCGGCGCGGAAATGATTTTGGAAAAATGGGCGGAAAAAGAAGAGGTGACGTTGGCCGCCGAGCAAATTCAAGCCATCCTTGCCGCGCTGGAAACCGGCGTGCTCGTGATTACCGGCGGCCCGGGTACGGGCAAAACGACATTGGTGCGGGCTCTTTTGGCAGTTGTTTCGCAAGCCCGCTTACGAACCGTTTTAGCTGCGCCGACCGGACGCGCCGCCAAGCGACTCGCGGAAACTTCCGAGCAGGACGCGTCCACTTTACACAAATTGTTGGAAGCGGGTTTGGTAGAGGACGCAAGTGTTTTTCAGCGTGATGCGCAAAACCCTTTAAAAGGGGATTTATTCATTATCGATGAAGCGTCCATGCTGGATGTTGGCTTGATGTATCATTTTTTGGAGGCGGTGCCCGATCACGCCCGCGTCATTTTTGTCGGTGATGTCGATCAGTTGCCGCCGGTTGGTCCGGGAAATGTGTTGCGCGATATCATCGCATCGGATACGGTGCCGGTCGTGAGGCTGGAGCATATTTACCGACAGGAGGAAGGCAGCGGGATTGCGTTGGCCGCCGCGGCCATACGCCAAGGACAGATGCCGGTGTGGCGTGATGACGTTACTTTTATCGACTGCGCCGAAGAAGAAGCGCTCGAGAAAGTTTTGTCACTTTGTCGCACACTCCGTTACGCGGATCCGGAGCGTCAGTTTGCCATGCAGGTGCTGACGCCGATGTACCGCGGTGTCTGCGGTGTCGACGCATTAAATCAGGCGTTGCAGCGGCAGGCGCACGGATACACGGGAAAATCCAATCGCGGTTTGCAGGTCGGCGATAAAGTCATGCAGCGGAGAAATAATTACGAAAAAGGCGTTTATAACGGCGATTTGGGCGAGGTATATGCAGTCGGTGAGGAGCATATTGCGGTCGATTTTCGTATCAAGAACTCCACCTACGAGCGCGGTGAGTTACAGGAACTCCAACTGGCATATGCACTGACTGTGCATAAGAGTCAGGGGAGTGAGTACGAAACGGTAGTGCTGGTACTGCTGCCTTCGCAACAAATCATGTTGCAACGCAATCTTGTGTACACGGCGGTGACCCGTGCCAAATCCCATGTGTATATTGTCGGTTCGCCGGCGGCGTTCAAGAAAGCCTTGCGCACCCAACACACCGCCGGTCGCACCAGCCTTTTGCGCGCGCGCTTAACGGGAGAAATCGATGCCTAG
- a CDS encoding chorismate mutase, translating to MTELEQWRNEIRALDAQIKPLFLQRLALAQAIGRYKSKHGLPVYDPEREAQNRQALSADVNQIEKKAYEEFLQAVMTICRKAQES from the coding sequence ATGACGGAGCTCGAACAATGGCGTAATGAAATTCGTGCGCTGGATGCACAGATCAAGCCGCTTTTTTTACAACGGCTCGCGCTGGCGCAGGCGATCGGCCGCTATAAAAGCAAGCACGGTCTGCCCGTTTACGATCCGGAGCGTGAGGCGCAAAATCGCCAAGCGCTCAGCGCGGATGTAAATCAAATAGAAAAAAAGGCGTATGAAGAATTTTTGCAAGCGGTCATGACCATTTGTCGAAAGGCGCAGGAGTCATGA
- a CDS encoding PLP-dependent aminotransferase family protein yields MKFSRLTQNFALSDIDMLLKLTAQPEVISFGGGLPAPETFPIETLAAVTQEVFAKDGVAALQYGPSRGYLPLREYLSDWFQNHLQATVVPDDILITAGSQQGLDLLARVFLDPGDVLLVEGPSYIGALNAFDLAQPTYVEMPMDEEGVIPEALAEILATQKKVKAIYVIPDFQNPTGITWSLERRQKFMELVNQYEIPVWEDHPYGELRFSGEALPTLKALDTKHLVTFLGTFSKTLSPGLRIGYLAGPAEVIERADFIKQAADLSTSSLVQRQVAAFLQKADYEGHVAANADLYRQRHDVMLTAMQQHFPDNVQWTEPRGGLFIWVELPKGCDARDVLTQALQENVAFTPGEGFFPVTKQKNYFRLNYSSMDEARIRKGIRKIGEVLHRMLHS; encoded by the coding sequence ATGAAGTTTTCTCGATTAACGCAGAATTTTGCCCTGTCGGATATTGATATGCTGCTCAAATTAACGGCGCAACCGGAAGTGATTTCATTCGGGGGCGGTTTACCCGCACCGGAAACATTTCCGATTGAAACGTTAGCGGCCGTCACGCAGGAAGTATTTGCTAAAGACGGTGTGGCCGCCTTGCAATACGGACCTTCGCGCGGCTACTTACCCTTACGTGAATATCTGTCCGATTGGTTCCAAAATCATTTACAGGCAACCGTAGTGCCGGACGATATTTTAATTACAGCCGGTTCGCAACAGGGATTGGATCTTTTAGCTCGTGTCTTTCTGGATCCCGGCGATGTATTGTTGGTGGAAGGACCGTCTTACATCGGCGCTCTGAATGCTTTTGATCTGGCGCAGCCGACGTACGTGGAAATGCCGATGGATGAAGAAGGTGTAATTCCGGAAGCGCTGGCGGAAATTCTCGCCACGCAAAAAAAAGTAAAGGCTATTTACGTAATTCCGGATTTTCAAAATCCGACCGGCATTACCTGGTCACTTGAGCGCCGGCAAAAGTTCATGGAGCTTGTCAATCAATACGAAATTCCGGTGTGGGAAGATCATCCGTATGGTGAATTACGCTTTTCGGGAGAAGCGTTACCGACGTTAAAAGCGCTGGATACGAAGCATCTTGTTACTTTTCTGGGAACATTTTCCAAAACGTTATCACCCGGTTTACGGATCGGCTATTTAGCGGGACCTGCGGAAGTCATCGAACGCGCTGACTTTATAAAACAGGCGGCGGATCTTTCGACTTCGTCATTGGTGCAGCGGCAAGTGGCCGCGTTTTTGCAGAAAGCGGATTATGAAGGTCATGTCGCGGCGAATGCGGATTTATATCGGCAACGTCATGATGTGATGCTGACCGCTATGCAGCAGCATTTTCCGGACAATGTGCAGTGGACGGAACCGCGCGGCGGCTTGTTCATTTGGGTGGAACTGCCAAAAGGTTGTGATGCGCGTGACGTGTTAACCCAAGCGTTGCAAGAAAATGTTGCGTTTACGCCGGGAGAAGGATTTTTCCCGGTGACCAAGCAGAAAAATTATTTCCGACTGAACTATTCAAGTATGGACGAAGCGCGCATTCGTAAAGGCATTCGCAAGATCGGCGAAGTGTTACACAGAATGTTGCATTCGTAA
- a CDS encoding iron-containing alcohol dehydrogenase family protein: protein MKSYTVNIPGFTIGGDDAYAAIETVCATYGKTVAILGGETALAKARPALEAALQKTSLEVTDWRMYGKECSFANAERLAEIPTVADADMLFAVGGGKAIDTVKVIAGELQKPFFTFPTIAATCAAVTSIAAVYLEDHRFDRAYDANHPPVHTFINERIIGSAPAQYLWAGIGDSVAKYYESRLSARDRSILHSNQVGVTLSGMCAEPLMQSAVTGYKDAQAGKTSEALRQTILNVIVSTGFASIFLEPDYNTAVAHSLTYGLVELPQVEANHMHGELVSYGVLVLLAMDGADDELAKVYDFNRAMQLPTCLADIDVTVDELEPALTRALQTFDLNVMPYKVDKEMYRNAILALEEYDRSRKEVVGA, encoded by the coding sequence ATGAAGTCGTACACCGTTAATATTCCGGGGTTCACGATCGGCGGAGATGATGCGTATGCAGCCATTGAAACCGTTTGTGCAACGTACGGGAAAACGGTCGCCATTTTAGGCGGCGAAACAGCGCTTGCAAAAGCGCGGCCGGCATTAGAAGCGGCTCTTCAAAAGACATCACTGGAGGTAACGGATTGGCGAATGTACGGCAAAGAATGTTCTTTTGCCAATGCCGAACGACTGGCGGAAATTCCTACCGTTGCCGACGCGGATATGTTGTTTGCGGTCGGCGGGGGCAAAGCGATTGATACGGTTAAGGTCATCGCCGGTGAATTGCAAAAACCGTTTTTTACGTTCCCGACCATTGCGGCGACCTGCGCGGCCGTGACGAGTATCGCGGCCGTTTATTTGGAAGACCATCGTTTTGATCGCGCCTATGACGCCAATCATCCACCGGTTCATACGTTTATTAATGAACGTATTATCGGTTCCGCACCGGCGCAGTATCTTTGGGCGGGGATCGGAGATTCGGTAGCTAAGTATTATGAAAGCCGACTGTCCGCGCGCGATCGTTCGATTCTTCATTCCAATCAGGTGGGCGTGACGCTCAGCGGCATGTGTGCCGAGCCGTTGATGCAGTCGGCTGTCACCGGTTATAAGGACGCGCAGGCGGGTAAAACCAGCGAAGCGTTGCGGCAAACAATCCTCAATGTGATTGTCAGCACCGGTTTTGCTTCGATTTTTCTGGAACCGGATTACAACACTGCCGTGGCGCATTCGCTTACGTACGGCTTGGTGGAACTGCCGCAAGTGGAAGCCAACCATATGCATGGTGAACTCGTTTCGTACGGAGTGTTGGTGTTGCTTGCGATGGACGGCGCGGACGACGAGTTGGCGAAAGTATATGACTTTAACCGCGCCATGCAATTACCGACCTGTCTTGCCGATATCGATGTGACGGTCGATGAATTGGAACCGGCTCTGACACGGGCGTTGCAAACTTTTGATTTGAACGTGATGCCGTACAAGGTCGATAAAGAAATGTATCGAAACGCGATCTTGGCGTTGGAAGAATATGACCGCTCGCGAAAAGAAGTGGTTGGAGCATGA
- the ribF gene encoding riboflavin biosynthesis protein RibF produces the protein MKRAIYETAARRTVLTIGNFDGVHRGHIEVLRTARALADRETARLVAVTFTKTPKAALTPEAYAGDLLTLADKEKYLRLQGVDEIIWLQPTVAQMRQSATEFLHMLQNNQHIVGVVVGENFRFGADAQGTVTTLHNYAKDAGWEVISVPLLQDAGGVVSSSEIRAAILAGEPGRAATLLGRYWSIDEVVLHGDQRGRTLGFPTANMALHEDRVAPRNGVYATVARYDGTLLKGVTNVGTNPTFTDVPTRVETYFPDFSANLYGKRFRLFFVAYLRPEEKFSEVAALIAQMYNDTDRALHNLTEKLNIDMCR, from the coding sequence ATGAAACGAGCGATATATGAAACGGCGGCGCGCCGTACCGTTTTAACTATCGGCAATTTTGACGGCGTGCATCGCGGGCATATTGAAGTCCTTCGCACCGCCCGCGCACTCGCGGATCGAGAAACGGCGCGGCTGGTGGCCGTGACGTTTACGAAAACCCCGAAAGCGGCATTAACGCCGGAGGCGTATGCCGGTGATTTATTGACGCTTGCGGATAAAGAAAAATATCTGCGACTGCAGGGCGTGGATGAAATTATCTGGCTCCAACCGACGGTTGCGCAGATGCGGCAAAGTGCGACGGAGTTTTTGCACATGCTGCAAAACAATCAACACATCGTCGGTGTGGTAGTGGGAGAAAACTTTCGCTTTGGCGCCGACGCGCAAGGGACGGTTACGACCTTACATAATTATGCCAAAGACGCCGGCTGGGAAGTTATTTCCGTACCGCTACTGCAAGATGCCGGCGGCGTGGTCAGCAGTTCGGAAATTCGCGCGGCCATACTGGCGGGTGAACCGGGACGGGCAGCGACATTGCTCGGACGGTATTGGTCGATTGATGAAGTAGTTTTGCACGGTGACCAACGCGGCCGCACACTCGGTTTTCCTACCGCCAATATGGCGTTGCATGAAGATCGTGTCGCACCGCGCAACGGTGTGTATGCTACTGTGGCCCGTTACGACGGTACCCTTCTTAAAGGTGTTACCAATGTCGGTACCAATCCGACATTTACCGATGTACCGACGCGGGTGGAAACCTATTTTCCCGATTTTTCCGCTAATTTATACGGAAAACGCTTCCGTCTGTTCTTCGTTGCGTATCTGCGTCCGGAAGAAAAATTCTCCGAGGTCGCCGCTTTGATTGCGCAAATGTATAATGATACCGATCGTGCGCTGCACAATTTAACAGAGAAATTAAATATTGACATGTGTCGGTAA